The proteins below are encoded in one region of Brassica napus cultivar Da-Ae chromosome A6, Da-Ae, whole genome shotgun sequence:
- the LOC106346329 gene encoding palmitoyl-acyl carrier protein thioesterase, chloroplastic-like isoform X1: protein MVATSATSSFFPLPSSPLDPTAKTNKVTTSTNFSGLSPTPNSGRMKVKPNAQAPPKINGKRVGLPGSVKPDNETSSQHPAAPRTFINQLPDWSMLLAAITTVFLAAEKQWMMLDWKPRRSDVIMDPFGLGRIVQDGLVFRQNFSIRSYEIGADRSASIETVMNHLQETALNHVKTAGLLGDGFGSTPEMVKKNLIWVVTRMQVVVDKYPTWGDVVEVDTWVSQSGKNGMRRDWLVRDGNTGEILTRASSVWVMMNKLTRRLSKIPEEVRGEIEPYFVNSDPVLAEDSRKLTKLDDKTADYVRSGLTPRWSDLDVNQHVNNVKYIGWILESAPVGMMESQKLKSMTLEYRRECGRDSVLQSLTAVSGCDVGSLGTAGEVECQHLLRLQDGAEVVRGRTEWSSKTSTTTWDITP from the exons ATGGTGGCCACCTCAGCTACATCCTCATTCTTCCCTCTCCCATCTTCCCCCCTCGACCCCACCGCAAAAACCAACAAAGTCACCACCTCCACCAACTTCTCCGGCCTCTCCCCCACTCCAAACTCCGGCAGGATGAAGGTTAAACCAAACGCTCAAGCCCCACCCAAGATCAACGGCAAGAGAGTCGGTCTCCCTGGCTCGGTGAAGCCTGATAACGAGACGTCCTCACAGCATCCCGCAGCACCGAGGACGTTCATCAACCAGCTGCCTGACTGGAGCATGCTTCTTGCTGCAATAACAACCGTCTTCTTGGCGGCTGAGAAGCAGTGGATGATGCTCGACTGGAAACCGAGGCGTTCTGACGTGATTATGGATCCGTTTGGGTTAGGGAGGATCGTTCAGGATGGGCTTGTGTTCCGTCAGAATTTCTCTATTCGGTCTTATGAGATAGGTGCTGATCGCTCTGCGTCTATAGAAACGGTTATGAATCATTTACAG GAAACGGCACTCAACCATGTTAAGACTGCTGGACTGCTTGGAGATGGGTTTGGTTCTACTCCTGAGATGGTTAAGAAGAACTTGATTTGGGTTGTTACTCGTATGCAGGTTGTCGTTGATAAATATCCTACTTG GGGAGATGTTGTTGAAGTAGATACATGGGTGAGCCAGTCTGGAAAGAACGGTATGCGTCGTGATTGGCTTGTTCGGGATGGCAATACTGGAGAAATTTTAACAAGAGCATCAag TGTGTGGGTGATGATGAATAAACTGACAAGAAGATTATCGAAGATTCCTGAAGAGGTTCGAGGGGAGATAGAGCCTTACTTTGTTAATTCAGACCCAGTCCTTGCTGAGGACAGCAGAAAGTTAACTAAACTTGATGACAAGACTGCTGACTATGTTCGTTCTGGTCTCACT CCGCGTTGGAGTGACTTGGATGTTAACCAGCACGTTAACAATGTGAAGTACATCGGGTGGATACTGGAGAGTGCTCCAGTGGGGATGATGGAGAGTCAGAAGCTGAAAAGCATGACTCTGGAGTATCGCAGGGAGTGCGGGAGGGACAGTGTGCTTCAGTCCCTCACCGCGGTTTCGGGCTGCGATGTTGGTAGTCTTGGGACAGCTGGTGAAGTGGAATGTCAGCATCTGCTACGTCTCCAGGATGGAGCCGAAGTggtgagaggaagaacagagtGGAGTTCCAAAACATCAACAACAACTTGGGACATCACACCGTGA
- the LOC106346329 gene encoding palmitoyl-acyl carrier protein thioesterase, chloroplastic-like (The RefSeq protein has 4 substitutions, 2 non-frameshifting indels compared to this genomic sequence), whose amino-acid sequence MVATSATSSFFPLPSFPLDPTAKTNKVTTSTNFSGLSPTPNSSGRMKVKPNAQAPPKINGKRVGLPSGSVKPDNETSSQHPAAPRTFINQLPDWSMLLAAITTVFLAAEKQWMMLDWKPRRSDVIMDPFGLGRIVQDGLVFRQNFSIRSYEIGADRSASIETVMNHLQETALNHVKTAGLLGDGFGSTPEMVKKNLIWVVTRMQVVVDKYPTWGDVVEVDTWVSQSGKNGMRRDWLVRDGNTGEILTRASSVWVMMNKLTRRLSKIPEEVRGEIEPYFVNTDPVLAEDSRKLTKLDDKTADYVRSGLTPRWSDLDVNQHVNNVKYIGWILESAPVGMMESQKLKSMTLEYRRECGRDSVLQSLTAVSGCDVGSLGTAGEVECQHLLRLQDGAEVVRGRTEWSSKTSTTTWDTTS is encoded by the exons ATGGTGGCCACCTCAGCTACATCCTCATTCTTCCCTCTCCCATCTTCCCCCCTCGACCCCACCGCAAAAACCAACAAAGTCACCACCTCCACCAACTTCTCCGGCCTCTCCCCCACTCCAAACTCCGGCAGGATGAAGGTTAAACCAAACGCTCAAGCCCCACCCAAGATCAACGGCAAGAGAGTCGGTCTCCCTGGCTCGGTGAAGCCTGATAACGAGACGTCCTCACAGCATCCCGCAGCACCGAGGACGTTCATCAACCAGCTGCCTGACTGGAGCATGCTTCTTGCTGCAATAACAACCGTCTTCTTGGCGGCTGAGAAGCAGTGGATGATGCTCGACTGGAAACCGAGGCGTTCTGACGTGATTATGGATCCGTTTGGGTTAGGGAGGATCGTTCAGGATGGGCTTGTGTTCCGTCAGAATTTCTCTATTCGGTCTTATGAGATAGGTGCTGATCGCTCTGCGTCTATAGAAACGGTTATGAATCATTTACAG GAAACGGCACTCAACCATGTTAAGACTGCTGGACTGCTTGGAGATGGGTTTGGTTCTACTCCTGAGATGGTTAAGAAGAACTTGATTTGGGTTGTTACTCGTATGCAGGTTGTCGTTGATAAATATCCTACTTG GGGAGATGTTGTTGAAGTAGATACATGGGTGAGCCAGTCTGGAAAGAACGGTATGCGTCGTGATTGGCTTGTTCGGGATGGCAATACTGGAGAAATTTTAACAAGAGCATCAag TGTGTGGGTGATGATGAATAAACTGACAAGAAGATTATCGAAGATTCCTGAAGAGGTTCGAGGGGAGATAGAGCCTTACTTTGTTAATTCAGACCCAGTCCTTGCTGAGGACAGCAGAAAGTTAACTAAACTTGATGACAAGACTGCTGACTATGTTCGTTCTGGTCTCACT CCGCGTTGGAGTGACTTGGATGTTAACCAGCACGTTAACAATGTGAAGTACATCGGGTGGATACTGGAGAGTGCTCCAGTGGGGATGATGGAGAGTCAGAAGCTGAAAAGCATGACTCTGGAGTATCGCAGGGAGTGCGGGAGGGACAGTGTGCTTCAGTCCCTCACCGCGGTTTCGGGCTGCGATGTTGGTAGTCTTGGGACAGCTGGTGAAGTGGAATGTCAGCATCTGCTACGTCTCCAGGATGGAGCCGAAGTggtgagaggaagaacagagtGGAGTTCCAAAACATCAACAACAACTTGGGACATCACACCGT